In a genomic window of Glycine max cultivar Williams 82 chromosome 13, Glycine_max_v4.0, whole genome shotgun sequence:
- the LOC100788491 gene encoding transcription factor PIF1 isoform X2, producing MQSQNQRPFRKPPQPPEANGGDGAISAREIRSSEAENYNNSQHLFMQEDEMAAWLHYPIHEDPPPFDHHDFGADIFYPPPNATASQNRGSAAVQSSFRTTELWHPAPRPPIPPPRRPEHAPSRIHNFAHFTKHGNASSSSKAAAAAQPTVVDSCETPVATAEHAETGRARAAAGKTAVSDGGRETATCDVTVTSSPGDSSGSAEPVEREPMADRKRKGREHEESEFQSEDVDFESPEAKKQVHGSTSTKRSRAAEVHNLSERRRRDRINEKMKALQELIPRCNKSDKASMLDEAIEYLKSLQLQVQMMSMGYGMVPMMFPGIQQYMPPMGMGIGMGMGMEMGMGMNRPVMPFTNMLASSTLPAATAAVHLGPRFPMPPFHMPHVAAPDSSRMQGANHPDNNMLNSLGTLDPDQSRIPNFTDPYQQYLGLQQAQLQLMQTMNQQNVSKPSSSRGQENPEKHQSDET from the exons ATGCAAAGCCAGAACCAACGACCCTTCAGAAAGCCGCCGCAGCCGCCGGAGGCCAACGGCGGCGACGGCGCCATTTCGGCGAGGGAGATTCGATCATCTGAAGCAGAAAACTACAATAATAGCCAACACTTGTTCATGCAAGAAGACGAAATGGCGGCGTGGCTGCACTATCCAATCCACGAAGATCCTCCACCCTTCGATCACCACGATTTCGGCGCCGACATCTTCTACCCGCCGCCAAACGCCACCGCGAGCCAGAATCGCGGCAGCGCCGCCGTGCAGTCCTCCTTTCGCACGACAGAGCTCTGGCATCCGGCTCCTCGACCTCCGATTCCGCCGCCGAGGCGGCCGGAGCATGCGCCGAGCAGGATACACAATTTCGCGCACTTCACGAAGCACGGCAATGCGTCGTCGAGCTCGAAGGCGGCCGCGGCGGCGCAGCCGACGGTGGTGGATTCTTGCGAAACGCCGGTCGCGACGGCGGAGCACGCGGAAACCGGCCGCGCCAGAGCCGCCGCCGGCAAAACCGCGGTGTCGGACGGCGGGAGAGAGACGGCGACGTGCGACGTGACGGTGACGTCATCGCCTGGCGATTCGAGCGGGAGTGCCGAACCGGTCGAGAGAGAACCGATGGCGGACCGGAAGAGGAAGGGAAGGGAACATGAGGAATCGGAGTTTCAGAGCGAG GATGTTGATTTTGAATCTCCCGAAGCTAAAAAGCAAGTTCATGGTTCTACATCTACAAAGAGATCTCGTGCTGCAGAAGTCCATAATCTCTCTGAGAGG CGCCGTCGAGATAGAATTAATGAAAAGATGAAAGCTTTGCAAGAACTTATACCTAGGTGCAACAAG TCTGACAAAGCTTCAATGCTGGATGAAGCAATTGAGTACTTGAAGTCACTGCAATTACAAGTGCAG ATGATGTCCATGGGATATGGCATGGTACCTATGATGTTTCCTGGAATACAGCAGTATATGCCACCAATGGGAATGGGGATTGGGATGGGGATGGGCATGGAAATGGGAATGGGAATGAACAGACCAGTAATGCCATTTACCAATATGTTAGCTAGTTCGACTTTGCCAGCAGCAACTGCGGCTGTTCATTTGGGACCAAGGTTTCCTATGCCTCCTTTCCATATGCCCCATGTTGCTGCACCCGATTCATCCAGAATGCAAGGAGCAAATCACCCAGATAATAATATGCTTAACTCACTTGGTACACTAGATCCAGATCAATCACGTATCCCAAACTTCACTGATCCTTATCAACAGTACCTCGGTCTCCAACAGGCACAGTTACAATTAATGCAG ACAATGAACCAACAAAATGTCAGCAAGCCTAGTAGCAGTAGAGGTCAAGAGAATCCAGAAAAGCATCAGTCAG ACGAAACATGA
- the LOC100801915 gene encoding zinc finger HIT domain-containing protein 3: protein MGPRQCQVCNQTQSKYKCPSCYLPYCSLVCFKKHKESPCVKPQPSETKATAVSESFVEKPLVADESSEVLQKFQLEAIASSSEIRDALNDEALQELICRIDGSSNAENELDKAMAEEAFRLFTDKILSTINP from the exons ATGGGTCCTCGACAGTGCCAAGTCTGCAACCAAACTCAGTCCAAATACAAGTGCCCTTCATGTTACTTACCTTA TTGTTCTCTGGTCTGTTTCAAGAAACACAAAG AATCTCCATGCGTCAAGCCACAGCCTTCAGAGACCAAAGCAA CTGCTGTTTCAGAATCATTTGTAGAAAAGCCATTAGTTGCTGATGAATCAAGTGAGGTGTTGCAAAAATTCCAACTGGAGGCCATAG CCTCTTCCAGTGAGATTCGTGATGCTTTGAATGATGAAGCCCTTCAAGAACTAATTTGCCGTATTGATGGTTCCTCAAATGCAGAGAAT GAGCTTGATAAAGCTATGGCAGAGGAGGCTTTTCGCTTGTTCACTGACAAG ATTTTATCAACCATCAACCCCTAA
- the LOC100802442 gene encoding 26S proteasome regulatory subunit 4 homolog A has translation MGQGTPGGMNRQGDRKPDGGDKKEKKFEPSAPPARVGRKQRKQKGPEAAARLPTVTPVTKCKLRLLKLERIKDYLLMEEEFVANQERLKPQEEKAEEDRSKVDDLRGSPMSVGNLEELIDENHAIVSSSVGPEYYVGILSFVDKDQLEPGCAILMHNKVLSVVGLLQDEVDPMVSVMKVEKAPLESYADIGGLDAQIQEIKEAVELPLTHPELYEDIGIKPPKGVILYGEPGTGKTLLAKAVANSTSATFLRVVGSELIQKYLGDGPKLVRELFRVADDLSPSIVFIDEIDAVGTKRYDAHSGGEREIQRTMLELLNQLDGFDSRGDVKVILATNRIESLDPALLRPGRIDRKIEFPLPDIKTRRRIFQIHTSRMTLADDVNLEEFVMTKDEFSGADIKAICTEAGLLALRERRMKVTHADFKKAKDKVMFKKKEGVPEGLYM, from the exons ATGGGTCAGGGAACTCCGGGCGGCATGAACCGGCAGGGCGACCGGAAGCCGGACGGCGGCgacaagaaggagaagaagttcGAGCCGTCGGCTCCGCCGGCGCGCGTGGGGCGGAAACAGCGGAAGCAGAAAGGTCCGGAGGCGGCGGCGCGGTTGCCGACAGTGACTCCGGTGACGAAGTGCAAACTGCGGCTTCTGAAGCTGGAGCGGATCAAGGACTACCTTCTGATGGAGGAGGAGTTCGTGGCGAATCAGGAGCGACTCAAGCCGCAGGAGGAGAAGGCCGAGGAAGACAGATCCAAGGTCGATGATCTCCGAGGCTCTCCCATGAGCGTCGGAAACCTCGAAGAGCTCATCGACGAGAATCACGCTATTGTCTCCTCCTCCGTTGGGCCTGAGTACTATGTCGGAATCCTGTCTTTCGTTGATAAGGATCAGTTGGAGCCTGGTTGTGCTATTTTGATGCATAATAAG gttCTTTCTGTTGTTGGGCTTCTTCAAGATGAAGTTGATCCAATGGTCTCTGTCATGAAGGTTGAGAAGGCTCCTCTGGAATCTTATGCTGACATTGGTGGTTTAGATGCCCAAATACAGGAAATTAAAGAAGCAGTTGAGCTACCCCTGACGCATCCTGAACTATATGAAGACATTGGTATCAAGCCTCCTAAGGGGGTCATTTTATATGGAGAACCTGGAACTGGGAAGACATTGCTTGCGAAG GCTGTGGCAAACTCAACATCAGCAACATTCTTGCGTGTTGTTGGTAGTGAACTGATACAAAAGTACTTGGGAGATGGCCCAAAACTTGTAAGAGAACTTTTCAGAGTTGCTGATGATCTTTCTCCTTCTATTgtattcattgatgaaattgatGCAGTTGGTACAAAAAG GTATGATGCTCACTCAGGAGGAGAACGTGAAATTCAAAGGACCATGCTAGAGTTGCTGAACCAGTTAGATGGTTTTGATTCAAGAGGAGATGTGAAAGTGATTCTGGCAACCAACAGAATTGAAAGTCTTGATCCAGCTTTGCTACGACCTGGTCGAATTGACAGGAAGATAGAATTTCCTCTTCCTGATATCAAAACAAGGAGACGCATCTTCCAG ATACACACGTCAAGGATGACATTAGCTGATGATGTCAACTTGGAAGAATTTGTTATGACTAAAGACGAATTCTCCGGAGCTGATATAAAGGCAATATGTACTGAAGCTGGTTTACTTGCTCTACGAGAACGTCGAATGAAG GTGACTCATGCCGACTTTAAGAAGGCCAAGGATAAAGTGATGtttaagaagaaagaagggGTGCCTGAAGGGCTGTATATGTGA
- the LOC111605748 gene encoding uncharacterized protein LOC111605748 precursor, whose product MARWCILVVLALVVVASARNMPNDAGLEDQKNFLGYGFSGVGNNGLPFGGVGSGFDGNMGGPSGLGGFGGFGGPSGLGGLGNGEGPNLPLP is encoded by the coding sequence ATGGCTAGGTGGTGCATCTTGGTGGTTCTTGCCCTTGTCGTGGTTGCAAGTGCCAGAAACATGCCCAATGACGCAGGTTTGGAGGACCAGAAGAACTTCCTCGGGTATGGGTTCTCTGGAGTTGGCAACAATGGGCTTCCCTTTGGAGGAGTGGGTTCTGGGTTTGATGGTAATATGGGTGGGCCTTCTGGGCTCGGTGGATTTGGAGGATTCGGTGGGCCTAGCGGGCTCGGAGGTCTTGGTAACGGTGAAGGGCCCAACCTTCCTCTCCCTTGA
- the LOC100789021 gene encoding ankyrin repeat-containing protein BDA1 has product MEVEVTPTLENDTITTLYEASLNGSVSTLNTLIQRNPLILHRVSLSPFSETPLHIASLLGHLEFCEALLKRKPSLASEVDSERRSPLHLACAEGHTEVVKALLHTNPDVCLAMDKDEMLPLHLAVMRGHIGVIKELTRARPGSIQQNTIDDGSVLHLCVRYNHLEALIFLVQSATRNQQQFLLARDKEGDTVLHLAVRLKQIKTIKHLLMLPEMRTAVSALNKAGLTALEMLVRCPRDFISLKIEKMLLEAGVQTGTAQQGSPSPRIATQPSHQSKRSNIWETLWLRYLKYQSNWIEEKRGTLMVVATVIATMTFQSAINPPGGVWQEDTITGGLNCTTYGICKAGTAVLAYDLPHGFLKFMTFNTTSFFSSLAVVLLLISGFRLENKLMMWILTMAMTSAITFMGLTYFWAQSLVTPDHIVDKVNRMGIPLSIVWVIMLLVVGLVHGVNLFLWVKKFVKKWKQKLLHG; this is encoded by the exons ATGGAGGTTGAGGTAACTCCAACTCTAGAGAATGACACAATAACAACACTCTATGAAGCATCACTAAATGGCTCTGTAAGTACCTTAAACACCCTGATCCAAAGGAACCCTCTGATTCTGCATAGAGTTTCACTCTCTCCATTCAGTGAAACCCCATTACACATAGCCTCTTTGCTAGGACATTTGGAATTCTGTGAGGCACTTCTTAAAAGAAAACCAAGTTTAGCAAGTGAAGTTGACTCTGAAAGACGTTCCCCTCTTCATTTGGCTTGTGCTGAAGGGCACACTGAGGTTGTGAAAGCTCTTTTGCATACAAACCCTGATGTTTGCTTGGCTATGGACAAAGATGAAATGCTTCCTCTCCACTTGGCTGTGATGAGAGGACACATTGGAGTTATTAAGGAGTTGACCAGAGCCAGACCAGGCTCAATTCAACAGAACACTATTGATGATGGTTCTGTTTTGCACTTGTGTGTTAGGTATAATCATTTGGAGGCCTTGATATTCCTTGTGCAATCAGCAACAAGGAACCAACAACAGTTCCTGCTTGCCAGAGACAAAGAGGGTGACACAGTTCTGCATTTAGCAGTGAGGCTCAAACAAATTAAG ACCATAAAACACCTACTTATGCTACCTGAAATGAGAACAGCGGTTAGTGCTTTAAACAAGGCAGGTTTAACAGCTTTGGAGATGTTGGTGCGCTGTCCAAGAGATTTTATAAGcctaaaaattgaaaagatgTTACTTGAAGCTGGAGTTCAAACTGGCACTGCACAACAAGGGTCACCATCACCAAGAATAGCTACTCAACCATCACATCAATCCAAGAGAAGCAATATATGGGAAACATTATGGTTAAGATACTTAAAATACCAAAGTAATTGGATAGAAGAGAAAAGAGGAACATTGATGGTAGTAGCCACTGTAATTGCCACCATGACTTTTCAGTCAGCAATAAATCCACCAGGTGGGGTTTGGCAAGAAGACACAATAACTGGTGGACTCAACTGCACTACTTATGGCATTTGTAAAGCAGGCACTGCAGTTTTAGCATATGATTTGCCACATGGGTTTCTGAAATTCATGACCTTCAACACCACCTCTTTCTTCTCCTCTCTTGCTGTGGTGCTGCTTCTCATAAGCGGTTTTCGCCTTGAGAACAAGCTCATGATGTGGATCTTGACCATGGCTATGACTTCGGCGATCACATTCATGGGACTCACATACTTTTGGGCACAGAGCTTGGTCACCCCTGATCACATTGTTGATAAAGTTAATAGGATGGGAATTCCTTTGTCCATAGTGTGGGTGATCATGCTTCTAGTGGTTGGTTTGGTTCATGGGGTTAACTTGTTCTTGTGGGTAAAGAAGTTTGTAAAGAAGTGGAAGCAGAAGCTGCTGCATGGCTAA
- the LOC100788491 gene encoding transcription factor PIF1 isoform X1, with product MNHCVPDFETQMDDDLEFSIPVSKKPSTQNDEIMELLWQNGQVVMQSQNQRPFRKPPQPPEANGGDGAISAREIRSSEAENYNNSQHLFMQEDEMAAWLHYPIHEDPPPFDHHDFGADIFYPPPNATASQNRGSAAVQSSFRTTELWHPAPRPPIPPPRRPEHAPSRIHNFAHFTKHGNASSSSKAAAAAQPTVVDSCETPVATAEHAETGRARAAAGKTAVSDGGRETATCDVTVTSSPGDSSGSAEPVEREPMADRKRKGREHEESEFQSEDVDFESPEAKKQVHGSTSTKRSRAAEVHNLSERRRRDRINEKMKALQELIPRCNKSDKASMLDEAIEYLKSLQLQVQMMSMGYGMVPMMFPGIQQYMPPMGMGIGMGMGMEMGMGMNRPVMPFTNMLASSTLPAATAAVHLGPRFPMPPFHMPHVAAPDSSRMQGANHPDNNMLNSLGTLDPDQSRIPNFTDPYQQYLGLQQAQLQLMQTMNQQNVSKPSSSRGQENPEKHQSDET from the exons ATGAATCACTGTGTTCCAGATTTCGAAACCCAAATGGACGACGACTTAGAATTCTCAATTCCCGTCTCAAAGAAACCCTCCAC GCAAAACGACGAGATCATGGAACTGTTATGGCAAAACGGCCAGGTCGTGATGCAAAGCCAGAACCAACGACCCTTCAGAAAGCCGCCGCAGCCGCCGGAGGCCAACGGCGGCGACGGCGCCATTTCGGCGAGGGAGATTCGATCATCTGAAGCAGAAAACTACAATAATAGCCAACACTTGTTCATGCAAGAAGACGAAATGGCGGCGTGGCTGCACTATCCAATCCACGAAGATCCTCCACCCTTCGATCACCACGATTTCGGCGCCGACATCTTCTACCCGCCGCCAAACGCCACCGCGAGCCAGAATCGCGGCAGCGCCGCCGTGCAGTCCTCCTTTCGCACGACAGAGCTCTGGCATCCGGCTCCTCGACCTCCGATTCCGCCGCCGAGGCGGCCGGAGCATGCGCCGAGCAGGATACACAATTTCGCGCACTTCACGAAGCACGGCAATGCGTCGTCGAGCTCGAAGGCGGCCGCGGCGGCGCAGCCGACGGTGGTGGATTCTTGCGAAACGCCGGTCGCGACGGCGGAGCACGCGGAAACCGGCCGCGCCAGAGCCGCCGCCGGCAAAACCGCGGTGTCGGACGGCGGGAGAGAGACGGCGACGTGCGACGTGACGGTGACGTCATCGCCTGGCGATTCGAGCGGGAGTGCCGAACCGGTCGAGAGAGAACCGATGGCGGACCGGAAGAGGAAGGGAAGGGAACATGAGGAATCGGAGTTTCAGAGCGAG GATGTTGATTTTGAATCTCCCGAAGCTAAAAAGCAAGTTCATGGTTCTACATCTACAAAGAGATCTCGTGCTGCAGAAGTCCATAATCTCTCTGAGAGG CGCCGTCGAGATAGAATTAATGAAAAGATGAAAGCTTTGCAAGAACTTATACCTAGGTGCAACAAG TCTGACAAAGCTTCAATGCTGGATGAAGCAATTGAGTACTTGAAGTCACTGCAATTACAAGTGCAG ATGATGTCCATGGGATATGGCATGGTACCTATGATGTTTCCTGGAATACAGCAGTATATGCCACCAATGGGAATGGGGATTGGGATGGGGATGGGCATGGAAATGGGAATGGGAATGAACAGACCAGTAATGCCATTTACCAATATGTTAGCTAGTTCGACTTTGCCAGCAGCAACTGCGGCTGTTCATTTGGGACCAAGGTTTCCTATGCCTCCTTTCCATATGCCCCATGTTGCTGCACCCGATTCATCCAGAATGCAAGGAGCAAATCACCCAGATAATAATATGCTTAACTCACTTGGTACACTAGATCCAGATCAATCACGTATCCCAAACTTCACTGATCCTTATCAACAGTACCTCGGTCTCCAACAGGCACAGTTACAATTAATGCAG ACAATGAACCAACAAAATGTCAGCAAGCCTAGTAGCAGTAGAGGTCAAGAGAATCCAGAAAAGCATCAGTCAG ACGAAACATGA